Proteins encoded together in one Miscanthus floridulus cultivar M001 chromosome 16, ASM1932011v1, whole genome shotgun sequence window:
- the LOC136512325 gene encoding uncharacterized protein produces MASSRNPDALAAPALTPAPAAVALEAQAQNPSIAPGAPPSPEMETTAEALTREEVLRRRRRRAARLAGVYRRLYWAMAEEVRARHRQYVWDLARSPLEAEQPPAPPGGPIPAAGEPPRPAPVPRRKKCGFTGCKVRAMATTRFCHSHILSDPKQLLYKPCAYITKSGLQGGLVTCGRPIIKSAAPSLCNIHLQRCQKSIAQAYRKVGFNPPLTGKVTPKFSVLVAECVRQIQDKRRKSLKPTAR; encoded by the exons ATGGCCTCATCCCGGAACCCCGATGCACTGGCGGCGCCGGCGCTGACTCCGGCGCCCGCGGCGGTGGCGCTGGAGGCGCAGGCCCAAAACCCTAGCATTGCTCCCGGCGCCCCGCCGTCGCCGGAGATGGAGACCACGGCGGAGGCGCTCACGCGGGAGGAGGTCCTCCGGCGGCGCCGACGCCGCGCGGCCCGGCTAGCCGGTGTGTACCGCCGGCTCTACTGGGCCATGGCTGAGGAGGTGCGCGCGCGGCACCGGCAGTACGTCTGGGACCTCGCCCGGAGCCCACTGGAGGCAGAGCAGCCGCCAGCCCCTCCAGGGGGCCCCATCCCGGCGGCCGGGGAGCCGCCGAGGCCGGCGCCGGTGCCGAGGAGAAAGAAGTGCGGGTTCACAGGGTGCAAGGTGCGGGCCATGGCCACGACCCGCTTCTGCCACTCCCACATCCTCTCGGATCCCAAACAGCTGCTGTACAAGCCCTGCGCGTACATCACCAAGAG TGGGCTACAGGGTGGGCTTGTCACCTGTGGTAGGCCGATCATAAAGTCTGCAGCTCCCTCCCTCTGTAATATTCACTTGCAAAGATGTCAGAAAAGCATTGCACAAGCTTATAGGAAGGTTGGCTTTAACCCACCCCTTACAGGCAAGGTCACCCCGAAGTTTAGTGTTTTGGTTGCTGAATGTGTTCGTCAGATCCAAGACAAAAGGAGAAAATCACTGAAACCTACAGCACGATAG